A single genomic interval of Cellvibrio sp. PSBB023 harbors:
- a CDS encoding GNAT family N-acetyltransferase — MKLSAVKKDLGLRLCALESKPEFFAQVARWHHQECERQGLKSTLALRQQRLVLHVRETTIPKTLIALQNDHLAGCVSLVDYTYRSSERMPKVTSASPVWLSNLFVQDEFRQQGIGNSLIDAAKNYALDLGLEELWLSATDYTDYYQKRGWEIVRRTKLGGRQVNVMRVVL; from the coding sequence GTGAAATTATCTGCGGTAAAAAAAGACCTTGGTCTCAGACTTTGTGCACTGGAATCCAAACCGGAATTCTTTGCCCAGGTCGCGCGTTGGCATCATCAGGAGTGCGAGCGCCAAGGGTTAAAGTCCACCCTTGCCTTGCGCCAACAGCGCTTGGTATTACATGTGCGCGAAACCACTATCCCCAAAACCCTTATCGCCTTGCAAAACGATCATCTGGCTGGTTGCGTCAGTTTGGTGGATTACACCTATCGCAGCAGCGAACGCATGCCCAAAGTCACCAGCGCCAGTCCGGTGTGGTTAAGCAATTTGTTTGTGCAGGACGAATTCCGTCAGCAAGGTATAGGCAACAGTTTGATCGACGCTGCAAAAAATTACGCACTGGATTTGGGGCTGGAAGAACTCTGGCTCTCAGCAACAGACTACACCGATTACTACCAAAAGCGCGGCTGGGAAATTGTACGCCGCACGAAATTGGGTGGGCGTCAGGTGAATGTGATGCGGGTGGTGTTGTGA
- a CDS encoding Gfo/Idh/MocA family protein, whose translation MKKIRWGILSTAKIGRTKVIPALQSSTHNDVIAICSRDAQSARKAADELGIARAYGSYEELLADPDIDAIYNPLPNHLHVDWSIKALQAGKHILCEKPLGLNADDAQRLLDAAKAHPHLNAMEAFMYRFHPRWQAAKALIDSGRIGKLLTLHSHFSYNNRESANIRNHADMGGGALMDIGCYCISLSRWLFNAEPTQVVGQITPYEDYEVDCFVSGILEFDQGSATFTASTKIEPHQYMEAYGEKGSILLPVPFNPISDSATEIHIKHNGENEIIAIDSSDHYREMVDAFARSIINKEPVPTPLTDAINNMRVIDSVFASAAEGRWVEL comes from the coding sequence ATGAAAAAAATTCGCTGGGGCATTCTCAGTACCGCCAAAATCGGCCGCACCAAAGTGATTCCCGCACTGCAAAGCTCCACACACAACGACGTAATTGCCATCTGCTCAAGAGATGCTCAAAGTGCGCGTAAAGCCGCCGATGAATTAGGTATTGCCCGCGCTTACGGCAGCTACGAAGAATTGCTTGCTGACCCGGATATCGATGCCATCTACAACCCGCTGCCCAATCATTTGCATGTGGATTGGTCAATTAAAGCCCTGCAAGCAGGCAAACATATACTGTGCGAAAAACCTTTGGGCTTAAATGCTGACGATGCCCAGCGTTTGCTCGATGCCGCCAAGGCACATCCGCACCTTAATGCCATGGAAGCCTTTATGTATCGCTTTCATCCGCGCTGGCAAGCCGCCAAGGCCTTGATCGACTCTGGCCGCATTGGCAAGTTACTCACCTTGCATTCGCATTTTTCTTACAACAATCGTGAATCAGCGAATATCCGCAACCACGCCGATATGGGCGGTGGTGCATTAATGGATATTGGCTGTTACTGCATTTCCCTGTCGCGCTGGTTATTCAATGCCGAGCCGACACAAGTGGTGGGACAAATTACGCCCTACGAAGATTATGAAGTGGATTGTTTTGTCTCAGGCATTTTGGAGTTTGATCAAGGCAGCGCCACGTTTACTGCCTCTACCAAAATTGAGCCTCATCAATACATGGAAGCTTACGGTGAAAAAGGCAGTATTTTGCTGCCCGTGCCGTTCAATCCAATCAGCGATAGCGCTACAGAAATTCACATCAAACACAACGGTGAAAACGAAATTATTGCGATTGATTCCAGCGATCACTATCGCGAAATGGTCGACGCTTTTGCGCGCAGCATCATCAATAAGGAGCCGGTGCCTACACCGCTGACAGATGCAATCAACAATATGCGCGTTATCGATTCCGTGTTTGCCAGCGCCGCCGAAGGCCGCTGGGTGGAGCTTTAA
- a CDS encoding DUF4350 domain-containing protein: MSKKALSLRQIIILLAFAAVVIAGIIYWAISNFRWEEKEIDHGYSREAQQNDFLAAELFLRKHGVQATSVKNLSLLDNHHWRNIPLGQDDTIVLINANKTLTQERYDRLYEWIENGGTLITSTQNPFIGSHTNEEDLLLRDFGITPAADHVPDLAQSLFDAFDNKDDEDEEQEESEEDSTEATDSQYAEPLSKQEDKKSTAKKTKKEDKPENYYRCNLMDEPTEIAFADEEKPLRFDFSRYDPFFYQGEDNYESESIVENEIPTEDAANTTEGSTVEERTEDNNENTDNTETSHMLYFDVGAGGITITSDNTIWSNRRIDCHDHAYALWSLANHNGRVWFLINQDAPSLVAIVWRNAPYGVLAALLALLLWLWAKSQRFGPVFASETLARRSLAEHIFASAMLLWRNQQHPQLLALLRQHISTRLLQQHPHLLHASQQERSVFLQELTGIELAAIQRALYAEDVHQPQDFANAITHLQTIRKQL, from the coding sequence ATGAGTAAAAAAGCCTTGTCTTTGCGTCAAATTATTATTTTGCTGGCGTTTGCCGCCGTGGTGATTGCCGGGATCATTTATTGGGCCATCAGCAACTTTCGTTGGGAAGAAAAAGAGATCGATCATGGCTATTCCCGCGAAGCCCAACAAAATGATTTTCTCGCCGCCGAACTATTTTTGCGCAAACACGGCGTGCAAGCTACCAGCGTTAAAAACCTCAGCCTGCTTGATAACCACCACTGGCGTAATATTCCCTTGGGGCAGGACGATACCATCGTACTGATTAATGCCAATAAAACCCTCACCCAGGAACGCTATGACCGCCTATACGAGTGGATTGAAAACGGCGGAACCCTAATCACTTCCACACAGAATCCCTTTATCGGTTCCCACACCAATGAGGAGGATTTACTGCTACGCGATTTTGGTATCACCCCCGCCGCTGATCATGTGCCGGATTTAGCACAGTCATTGTTTGACGCTTTTGATAACAAGGATGACGAAGACGAGGAGCAAGAGGAATCAGAAGAAGACTCAACCGAAGCGACTGATAGCCAATATGCTGAGCCGTTATCCAAGCAAGAAGATAAAAAATCCACCGCTAAAAAAACCAAAAAAGAAGATAAGCCGGAAAATTATTATCGCTGTAACCTGATGGATGAACCGACCGAAATCGCATTTGCCGATGAGGAAAAACCACTGCGTTTTGACTTCAGCCGTTACGATCCCTTTTTTTATCAGGGCGAGGATAATTACGAAAGTGAATCAATAGTAGAAAATGAAATACCTACAGAGGATGCAGCAAACACAACGGAAGGCAGTACAGTAGAAGAAAGAACAGAAGATAACAACGAAAATACCGACAATACAGAAACATCACACATGCTGTATTTTGACGTTGGCGCTGGCGGTATCACGATTACCAGTGACAATACTATTTGGAGTAACCGCCGCATTGACTGCCATGATCATGCCTATGCACTCTGGAGCCTTGCCAATCACAATGGCCGCGTGTGGTTTTTAATCAATCAGGACGCGCCCTCACTCGTCGCCATCGTATGGCGCAATGCGCCCTATGGTGTACTGGCAGCCTTGCTTGCGCTATTGCTGTGGCTCTGGGCTAAAAGCCAACGCTTCGGCCCCGTATTCGCCAGTGAAACCCTTGCGCGCCGCAGTTTGGCTGAACACATTTTTGCCAGTGCAATGTTGCTTTGGCGCAACCAGCAACATCCACAATTACTCGCCCTACTGCGCCAGCACATTTCCACTCGTTTGCTACAACAGCATCCGCACTTGTTGCACGCCAGCCAACAAGAACGCAGTGTATTTTTACAGGAACTAACCGGTATCGAGCTCGCTGCAATTCAGCGCGCACTCTATGCCGAGGATGTGCATCAACCACAAGACTTTGCCAACGCCATCACCCATTTGCAAACCATCAGGAAGCAACTATGA
- a CDS encoding YbeD family protein: MSEQQPPKIEFPCENYPIKVLGEAGPDLHSYVIEIMERHAPGFDQTRITIKESSKGRYNSLTVWITATGVEQLTAIHEDLRINRSIKMVM; this comes from the coding sequence ATGTCCGAACAACAGCCCCCCAAAATTGAATTCCCCTGCGAAAACTACCCCATCAAAGTGCTGGGTGAGGCAGGGCCGGATCTGCATAGCTATGTGATAGAAATTATGGAGCGCCACGCGCCCGGTTTTGATCAGACGCGCATCACCATCAAAGAAAGCAGCAAAGGCCGCTACAACTCATTAACTGTGTGGATTACCGCTACCGGCGTTGAGCAACTGACGGCGATTCACGAAGACCTGCGGATTAATCGCAGCATTAAAATGGTGATGTAA
- a CDS encoding NAD(P)/FAD-dependent oxidoreductase — protein sequence MQTQKPRIVVVGGGAGGLELATKLGNKLGRKNKAEITLIDRNTTHLWKPLLHEIAVGTMDEDVDAVSYRGHANAHHFFFRVGTMIDLDREQREVVLAPMRDEEGVEFLPSTRIPYDYLIIALGSISNDFNTTGVKDHCLFLDSPTQAHKFHTKLLNKFLRIQRIAGEDDNVRIAIVGAGATGVELSAELHHAVHEIHNYGFNAVSNEHLHVTLIEAGPRILPALPERISGAAHSELVKIGVDVKLNTMITAASNEGLHTKDGQLISADIMVWAAGIKVPDFMANLAGLETNRINQLHVNEFLQTTRDSTIFAIGDCAQFTNPDGSRVPPRAQSAHQMASTCYKNIIALLNNKPLQAYKYTDHGSLISLASYSTVGNLMGNLSKGSMFIEGRLARIVYISLYRMHQIAIHGLIRTGLIMLGGRLNRWLRPRLKLH from the coding sequence ATGCAGACACAAAAACCACGCATTGTTGTTGTCGGTGGTGGCGCAGGCGGACTTGAGCTAGCCACCAAACTGGGTAATAAACTCGGACGCAAAAACAAAGCGGAAATCACCCTGATCGATCGCAATACCACGCACTTGTGGAAGCCGTTGCTCCATGAAATTGCCGTGGGCACTATGGATGAAGATGTGGATGCCGTGAGCTATCGCGGTCATGCCAATGCGCACCACTTTTTCTTCCGCGTAGGCACCATGATTGATTTGGATCGTGAGCAGCGGGAAGTAGTATTAGCGCCCATGCGCGACGAAGAAGGCGTAGAGTTTTTACCCTCCACACGCATCCCTTACGATTATCTGATTATCGCACTCGGTTCCATCTCCAATGACTTCAACACTACCGGTGTAAAAGATCACTGTTTATTTTTGGATAGCCCAACCCAGGCACATAAATTTCACACCAAGCTGCTCAATAAATTTTTGCGCATCCAACGCATTGCCGGTGAAGACGATAACGTGCGCATTGCGATTGTGGGCGCAGGTGCAACTGGCGTAGAACTGTCCGCTGAATTGCATCACGCGGTGCATGAAATTCACAACTATGGTTTTAACGCGGTTTCCAACGAACACCTGCACGTCACCTTGATTGAAGCTGGCCCGCGCATTTTGCCCGCGCTGCCCGAACGTATTTCCGGTGCTGCGCACAGTGAATTGGTAAAAATAGGTGTGGATGTAAAACTCAACACCATGATTACTGCTGCATCAAATGAAGGTTTGCACACCAAAGATGGTCAATTAATTTCCGCCGATATTATGGTCTGGGCCGCAGGTATTAAAGTGCCAGACTTTATGGCCAACCTCGCCGGTTTGGAAACCAATCGTATCAATCAACTGCATGTGAATGAATTTTTGCAAACCACCCGCGACAGCACGATTTTTGCGATTGGCGACTGCGCACAATTTACCAATCCCGATGGCAGCCGTGTGCCGCCTCGCGCGCAATCGGCGCATCAAATGGCGAGCACCTGCTACAAAAACATTATCGCCCTGCTCAATAACAAACCCTTGCAGGCCTACAAGTACACCGACCACGGCTCACTCATTTCATTAGCAAGTTATTCCACCGTCGGCAACTTAATGGGCAACCTGAGCAAAGGCAGCATGTTCATTGAAGGCCGCTTGGCACGCATAGTGTATATCTCGCTATACCGCATGCACCAAATCGCCATTCACGGTTTGATTCGCACCGGCCTGATTATGCTCGGCGGAAGGTTGAATCGCTGGTTAAGACCGCGCTTAAAATTGCATTAA
- a CDS encoding stage II sporulation protein M — MKQGQFEQTYQPLWELLEQHIIALESPQHSLSGDELASFASRYRRLCHLHALATDRHYSSHLVDKLGDLVVRGHQQLYRRKQPFMQQLISFVVAGFPRLVRAQQSYIWWASALLYVPGLIIYIAILWQPDLVYTITPPAQVSSFEEMYDPQNRTLGSARESDTNVQMFGFYIRNNIGVSFRTFASGILFGVGSIFFLVYNGLLMGAVAGHLTNAEFTQTFFSFVVGHGSFELTAICISGAAGLKLGYALLAPGNLTRTESLKRASKIAIQLIYGVIIMLVIAAFIEAFWSSNNMLLPRQKYLVGGFLWALVIGYLVFSGRRLDTRLQGKPQ; from the coding sequence ATGAAACAAGGGCAATTTGAACAAACCTATCAACCGCTGTGGGAATTGCTGGAGCAGCACATTATTGCGCTGGAAAGCCCCCAACATTCATTGTCCGGCGACGAACTGGCCAGCTTTGCCAGTCGCTATCGTCGCCTCTGCCATTTGCATGCACTGGCAACAGATCGCCATTACTCCAGCCATTTGGTCGACAAACTGGGCGACTTGGTGGTGCGCGGTCATCAACAGCTTTATCGTCGCAAGCAGCCGTTTATGCAGCAACTGATCAGTTTTGTAGTCGCAGGTTTTCCGCGTTTGGTGCGCGCGCAACAATCCTATATTTGGTGGGCGAGCGCGCTCCTTTATGTGCCGGGCCTGATTATTTATATCGCGATTTTGTGGCAACCGGATTTGGTCTACACCATTACCCCGCCCGCACAGGTCAGCAGCTTTGAAGAAATGTACGATCCGCAAAACCGCACCTTGGGTAGCGCGCGCGAATCCGATACCAATGTACAAATGTTTGGCTTTTATATTCGCAATAATATCGGCGTGAGTTTTCGCACCTTTGCCTCCGGCATTTTATTTGGCGTCGGCTCGATTTTTTTCCTGGTCTACAACGGCTTATTAATGGGCGCAGTGGCAGGACATTTAACCAATGCGGAATTCACTCAAACTTTTTTCAGTTTTGTAGTGGGCCACGGCAGTTTTGAATTAACGGCGATTTGTATTTCCGGCGCCGCCGGTTTGAAGCTTGGTTATGCATTACTCGCGCCGGGCAACCTCACGCGCACCGAATCGCTAAAACGCGCCAGCAAAATTGCGATTCAATTAATTTACGGCGTGATCATCATGCTGGTGATCGCCGCGTTTATTGAAGCCTTCTGGTCATCCAACAATATGTTATTGCCCCGGCAAAAATATCTGGTGGGCGGATTTTTATGGGCACTGGTAATTGGCTATCTGGTATTTAGTGGCCGCCGGTTGGACACTCGCCTGCAAGGAAAGCCGCAATGA
- the lipA gene encoding lipoyl synthase: MSDLPPVSTFVPELQPVKRTERYKQGEKLRDADKVERIPVKVIASDRDETQRKPDWIRVRIPASPEVDRIKSILRKNKLSSVCEEANCPNLGECFSGGTATFMIMGDICTRRCPFCDVGHGKPNPLDEQEPRKLAEAIAEMRLKYVVITSVDRDDLRDGGAQHFADCIREARALSPKLQVEVLVPDFRGRMDIALDILEKEAPDVFNHNMETVSRLYRQARPGANYEWSLELLKQYKARRPDVLTKSGLMVGLGETKEEIIEVMKHMREHDIDMLTIGQYLQPSKDHLPVERFVHPDEFAEYTQLAEEMGFKHAACGPLVRSSYHADKQAHGEDVKWFGETKTS, from the coding sequence ATGTCTGATTTGCCACCTGTATCTACTTTTGTCCCCGAACTGCAGCCGGTCAAACGTACCGAGCGCTACAAACAGGGTGAAAAGCTGCGTGATGCCGACAAAGTCGAGCGTATTCCCGTCAAAGTAATCGCCAGTGACCGCGACGAAACCCAGCGCAAACCTGACTGGATTCGTGTGCGTATTCCCGCCTCGCCGGAAGTGGATCGCATCAAATCCATCCTGCGTAAAAACAAACTTTCCTCCGTGTGCGAAGAGGCTAACTGCCCCAATCTGGGTGAATGCTTCAGTGGCGGCACGGCGACCTTCATGATCATGGGCGACATTTGTACCCGTCGCTGCCCCTTCTGCGATGTGGGCCACGGCAAACCCAATCCGCTCGATGAACAGGAGCCGCGCAAACTCGCGGAAGCGATTGCCGAAATGCGCTTGAAATATGTGGTGATCACCTCGGTTGACCGCGACGATCTGCGCGATGGTGGCGCCCAGCATTTTGCCGACTGTATTCGCGAAGCCCGCGCGCTCAGCCCTAAACTACAAGTGGAAGTATTGGTGCCGGATTTCCGTGGGCGCATGGATATCGCTTTGGATATTCTCGAAAAAGAAGCGCCCGATGTGTTCAACCACAATATGGAAACCGTGTCGCGTTTGTATCGTCAGGCGCGCCCCGGTGCGAATTACGAATGGTCGCTTGAGTTGCTCAAACAATACAAAGCGCGCCGCCCCGATGTATTAACCAAATCCGGGTTAATGGTCGGGCTTGGTGAAACCAAAGAAGAAATCATCGAAGTAATGAAACACATGCGTGAGCACGACATCGACATGCTCACCATTGGCCAGTATTTGCAGCCCTCCAAAGACCACTTGCCCGTAGAGCGTTTTGTGCACCCGGATGAATTCGCCGAGTACACCCAACTGGCGGAAGAGATGGGCTTTAAACACGCCGCCTGCGGCCCCTTGGTGCGCTCGTCTTACCACGCCGACAAGCAGGCACACGGGGAAGATGTGAAATGGTTTGGTGAAACAAAGACCAGCTAA
- a CDS encoding DUF4129 domain-containing protein, with amino-acid sequence MNLDQVTLEIRPRSAWEAVDLGLLMAKRWWLPMMKVWLLASAPFFALALLIPDRYLWVAFLALWWFKPLYERPLLHILSRAVFNELPTTRNTLTLFPRLARQQLFMSMTIRRFSPTRAMDLPVLQLEGLAGAQRQTRLSVLHREDSAPAGWLSFIGLMLEIFLAIGMMSLIWSMIPRELEIEWANLFFNQENTQLPYLQLALWYLALGLTAPFYVACGFALYLNRRVKLEAWDIDIAFRRIANKRSATPVSLLAAITLGLCLLADLPNPAYADDPLPTMESTQEPSDSLSPELLDQPLGDYQDINREQAHKAITGVMQQAEFSRKETKRTLTFIEKEEESWLLEFLDKHFGDYFDTLKDFKGFGFFASGLEILLWCAVLLLIALVIYRYRHWLSAQFVRVAPNKVPRTMPQTLFGMEVTKESLPDDVSTCALQLLQQGNSRAALALLYRASLFQLIYKGADIHEGHTEGECVQLMRELVNHIPAAQQQTLQQQILYFAELTRHWQQLAYGHQLPEFALAEQLCLQWNSCWLSHTTPVSSATGKAGAQ; translated from the coding sequence ATGAATCTGGATCAGGTTACGCTGGAAATTCGCCCACGCTCCGCGTGGGAAGCGGTGGATTTAGGTTTGCTCATGGCCAAACGCTGGTGGCTGCCTATGATGAAAGTCTGGCTACTCGCTAGCGCGCCATTTTTTGCCTTGGCTCTACTCATACCCGATCGCTATTTGTGGGTCGCATTTCTTGCGCTCTGGTGGTTTAAACCACTTTACGAACGCCCGCTATTGCATATTCTCAGCCGCGCCGTATTCAACGAATTGCCAACAACCCGCAATACCTTAACACTGTTTCCACGGCTCGCGCGGCAACAGCTATTTATGAGTATGACGATTCGCCGTTTCAGTCCCACACGCGCCATGGACTTGCCCGTGTTACAACTGGAGGGGCTGGCCGGTGCACAGCGTCAAACACGTTTGTCCGTTTTGCACCGGGAAGATTCCGCACCAGCGGGCTGGCTCAGTTTTATCGGGCTGATGCTGGAAATCTTTTTAGCCATCGGCATGATGAGCCTTATCTGGTCGATGATTCCGCGCGAGCTTGAAATTGAATGGGCCAATTTATTTTTTAACCAAGAAAATACGCAATTACCTTATTTACAACTGGCGCTGTGGTATTTGGCTCTGGGCTTAACGGCGCCCTTTTATGTCGCCTGTGGTTTTGCACTTTATCTCAATCGCCGCGTAAAACTCGAAGCCTGGGATATAGATATCGCCTTTCGCCGTATTGCCAACAAACGCAGCGCAACACCAGTCTCACTACTGGCCGCCATTACGCTGGGCCTATGTTTATTGGCTGATTTACCAAACCCGGCTTATGCCGATGATCCACTACCAACCATGGAGTCTACGCAAGAGCCATCTGACAGCCTCTCACCGGAATTACTCGACCAACCACTGGGTGACTATCAGGACATTAATCGCGAACAAGCGCACAAGGCGATTACCGGGGTAATGCAACAAGCGGAATTCAGTCGCAAAGAAACCAAACGCACGCTCACGTTTATAGAAAAAGAAGAAGAGAGTTGGCTCCTTGAATTTCTTGATAAACATTTTGGTGATTATTTTGACACGCTTAAGGATTTCAAAGGCTTTGGATTTTTCGCCAGTGGCTTGGAAATACTCTTATGGTGTGCCGTGCTATTGCTTATTGCGCTGGTAATTTACCGCTATCGCCATTGGCTCTCGGCGCAATTTGTCCGCGTTGCTCCTAACAAAGTACCACGCACAATGCCACAAACCCTGTTCGGTATGGAGGTAACAAAAGAATCCCTACCGGACGATGTCAGCACCTGTGCCCTTCAACTTTTACAACAAGGCAATAGCCGCGCAGCGCTCGCTCTGCTATACCGCGCCAGCTTGTTTCAATTAATTTATAAAGGCGCCGATATTCACGAAGGCCATACGGAAGGCGAATGTGTGCAGCTAATGCGCGAGCTGGTGAATCATATTCCTGCCGCACAACAGCAAACACTGCAACAACAAATTCTTTATTTTGCCGAGCTGACCCGTCATTGGCAGCAACTTGCCTATGGCCATCAATTACCGGAATTTGCGCTGGCGGAGCAGTTGTGTTTGCAGTGGAATAGTTGCTGGCTGTCACACACCACACCAGTATCATCAGCTACTGGCAAGGCAGGTGCACAATGA
- a CDS encoding MoxR family ATPase → MTESIHSSESVDINLQNAEHTQDITTNPATSADENLQQRLQQASALANNLLNEIKRVLIGQDAIIEQVLIALIARGHVLIEGVPGLGKTLLVRSLAKCFGGQFSRVQFTPDLMPSDVTGHAMFNMAKQEFEIRKGPAFTNLLLADEINRAPAKTQAALLEVMQEGQITIEGQSFKTGEPFMVLATQNPVEQEGTYPLPEAELDRFMLKVIIDYPSENDEQLMLRQVSSQAQGGFGLEHIRTLLKPAHVLNLQKIAEQITVDEQILQYVVKLVRATRSWSGIARGAGPRACIALLAAARAYALISNNTFVTPDDVKKMFIPALRHRILLSPELAIEGIAAERILHNILLQVDAPRD, encoded by the coding sequence ATGACCGAGTCAATCCACAGCAGTGAAAGCGTCGATATCAATTTACAAAATGCTGAACATACGCAAGATATCACCACCAATCCAGCAACAAGTGCCGATGAAAACCTGCAGCAGCGTTTGCAGCAAGCGAGCGCGCTGGCCAATAATTTATTAAACGAAATAAAACGCGTATTAATCGGTCAGGACGCCATTATCGAACAGGTATTAATTGCGCTTATCGCGCGCGGCCACGTATTAATTGAAGGCGTTCCCGGGCTGGGAAAAACTCTGCTGGTGCGCAGCCTGGCAAAATGTTTTGGCGGGCAATTTTCGCGCGTTCAGTTCACCCCGGACTTAATGCCCAGTGATGTCACGGGTCATGCCATGTTCAATATGGCCAAACAGGAATTTGAAATTCGCAAAGGCCCGGCCTTTACCAATTTATTACTCGCCGATGAAATTAACCGCGCCCCGGCCAAAACCCAGGCGGCACTGCTGGAAGTTATGCAGGAAGGACAAATTACCATTGAAGGGCAATCCTTTAAAACCGGCGAACCATTTATGGTATTAGCCACCCAAAACCCGGTTGAACAGGAAGGCACTTACCCGCTGCCCGAGGCAGAGCTGGATCGTTTTATGTTGAAGGTGATTATCGATTACCCGAGCGAAAACGATGAACAGTTAATGCTGCGCCAAGTCAGCTCGCAAGCGCAAGGCGGTTTTGGTCTGGAACATATTCGCACCCTGTTAAAACCGGCACATGTATTAAACCTGCAAAAAATCGCCGAGCAAATTACGGTGGACGAACAAATCTTGCAGTACGTAGTAAAACTGGTACGCGCCACCCGCAGTTGGTCCGGCATTGCTCGCGGCGCTGGCCCACGCGCCTGTATCGCGTTACTCGCCGCCGCGCGCGCCTACGCATTAATCAGCAACAACACCTTCGTCACACCCGACGACGTGAAAAAAATGTTTATTCCCGCCCTGCGCCACCGTATTTTGTTATCACCGGAATTGGCGATTGAAGGCATAGCCGCCGAGCGGATATTGCACAATATTTTATTGCAGGTTGATGCACCGCGAGATTGA
- a CDS encoding RDD family protein, whose protein sequence is MESSPYHVSYTPAHVLLDTRHAIETPEGALLPLTPAGFMVRCMAQLIDIIIRAVITLAVFILLSLLGKMGTGIALILAFLLEWFYPVFFEVTRNGRTPGKKWLGIRVVNDDGTPISFGPSLLRNLLRVVDFLPMLYLTGIITSLCNRQFKRLGDLAAGSMVVYDAPATQHTDFAVRGQRPVPADFSTDEQRVLLAFAERSNYLSAERQAELAALLVPVIGAQDPVTRIKQMANTMVGKH, encoded by the coding sequence TTGGAATCATCGCCCTACCACGTTAGTTATACACCCGCTCACGTACTACTCGATACCCGCCACGCCATTGAAACCCCTGAAGGCGCGCTGCTGCCGCTTACGCCTGCTGGATTTATGGTGCGCTGCATGGCGCAATTGATCGATATCATTATTCGCGCTGTGATTACGCTGGCTGTTTTTATCCTGCTCTCCCTGCTCGGCAAAATGGGAACGGGCATAGCGCTGATTCTCGCGTTTTTACTGGAGTGGTTTTACCCGGTATTTTTTGAGGTGACACGCAATGGCCGCACACCCGGTAAAAAATGGCTGGGGATTCGGGTGGTGAACGACGATGGCACGCCCATTTCTTTTGGCCCCTCGCTATTGCGCAACCTGCTGCGTGTTGTTGATTTCCTGCCCATGCTTTACCTCACCGGCATTATTACCAGCCTGTGCAATCGCCAATTTAAACGCCTGGGCGATTTAGCCGCCGGCAGCATGGTGGTGTACGACGCGCCCGCCACCCAACACACCGACTTTGCAGTACGCGGCCAACGGCCAGTACCGGCAGACTTCTCCACCGATGAACAGCGCGTGCTGCTCGCTTTTGCCGAGCGCAGCAATTATTTATCCGCCGAACGCCAGGCCGAACTCGCCGCACTGCTTGTACCAGTGATCGGTGCGCAAGACCCGGTCACCCGTATTAAACAAATGGCCAACACTATGGTCGGAAAACACTAA
- the lipB gene encoding lipoyl(octanoyl) transferase LipB, producing the protein MTDFTNQRTPETPDQLWLVEHPPVFTQGQAGKAEHLLFPGEIPVVQTDRGGQVTYHGPGQLVAYPLLDLRRLNIGVRELVTRIEQTIIATLAYYSIESAAKADAPGVYVNGDKIASLGLRVRRGCSFHGLALNVAMDLAPFQRINPCGYQGLAMTQMSDLLPNPPALADVQTQLVAEFARKLGYETCTMRAN; encoded by the coding sequence ATGACCGATTTCACCAACCAGCGCACGCCGGAAACGCCCGATCAGCTGTGGCTGGTAGAACACCCGCCCGTATTTACCCAAGGGCAGGCCGGCAAAGCCGAACACCTGCTGTTTCCCGGCGAGATTCCGGTAGTACAAACGGATCGTGGCGGGCAGGTGACTTATCACGGACCCGGCCAGTTGGTGGCTTACCCGTTGCTGGATTTGCGCCGCCTCAACATTGGGGTGCGTGAGTTAGTGACACGTATCGAGCAAACTATTATCGCTACGCTCGCGTACTACAGCATTGAATCTGCCGCCAAGGCGGATGCGCCTGGTGTGTATGTAAATGGCGATAAGATCGCCTCATTGGGGCTGCGAGTGCGGCGCGGCTGCAGTTTTCACGGCTTGGCGCTCAATGTAGCGATGGATTTAGCGCCCTTTCAGCGCATCAACCCCTGTGGTTATCAGGGCTTGGCCATGACCCAAATGAGCGATTTATTACCCAATCCGCCCGCATTGGCGGATGTTCAAACCCAACTTGTCGCAGAATTTGCGCGGAAATTGGGTTATGAAACCTGTACAATGCGCGCCAATTAA